Genomic segment of Mercurialis annua linkage group LG6, ddMerAnnu1.2, whole genome shotgun sequence:
ATTTGAGCTTTTAAATTTCCCTAATCGAACCGAAAACACCCGTTTCGAGATCATTCTTTCGCTCTCAACGGGTTTTTGTCCGACGGGGATACCGGAACCTACATTGCTCGAAAAGCCATCATCTTCTCTTGATTCTTGAGATTCAAAAACAGGGTTTTCATAAGGTAAGCCAGGTGTATAAAGAGTAGCTCTACATAGAGGGCAAGTTGAATTAGACAATAACCAAGTCTCTATACAATCTATATGAAAAGCATGACTACAAATTGGAAGCAATCTAAGCTTATCTAACTCAGTAAATTCACAGAGACAAACAGCACAATCAAATGGCTCCTTTAACCCCATAATTTCTTTGTAAAGAAACACAGGCAATGCATCAATAAAAGACTGATCTAACCCTGAATCATGGAGGTGAAAAAGCTGCTGTAATTGTCTTTGGAAAGCATTGGAATCTGGGTACCTATTGGATTCAGACACTGAGGAAGATGATGAAGATCTGTGCTTTACAAGAAACCTAACTAGTAAGTGAAGTAAaccagaaataaaaaatattacagctaaaataactataataaaCAGAAAAGCTGGGTTTAATTTGTTACTTGAAGATGATTGTTTTTGGTAATCACTATTATATGGTGATAATGATGAAGACATTTCAAATATTAGAGAACAAAACTTTGCTGGTTTGAGATCATACCCAActcaaaaattaattgaagaacATAGCTTTTTTTTGGTTTGAGATCAAACCCAACTCATAAATTGAGGCAaaacaagaaacaaaaatattttttcttgcaTTTGCAGCAAACCAAGTTCATTAAAACTCAAGAATTTCAAGAAAATGTAAGCTTTTGTAGTAAAAAAACATCAAGATTGTGGTTTATAAATAGGAAATTTGGAGGTAAAATAGACAAATTTGTTAAAGATTTGTAGTTTACCTACCTCAAATCAATCACTTAAGCCTTAGTCAAGCTATAATGGGAGTGTTTTTTGATTAACTAAGTATTTGTTTTTTGTCTgaagaaattaagaaaaaagacAGGAAATTTAAAGGGCACATAAAGAACAAGACTGAGGTTTAGTATAATGAGTAATGAGTAGTGTGGAGACACAGGTTAAGTATGGTAATTGTAGTACCTTCCAAAAAGATGCATTGCCTGAGAGGCCCCAGCAAGGGTAAATTTGTCTTTGTGTTTGATTTTATGCCTTTTTTGTCACGGGAGGTGGCCAGTCACCATTATTAGTTAATACATTAACAAAAACTAATGTCCCTcttagtttaatattataaaggAAAAtgctattataaatttaatttcatttagtTAAAGTTTAGAATAAATTACTATGAAGTCCTTCACATTTGTCATAATCCACAGTTCAATATCTTTTGTTTagaaatcaaacgatttgatatctcacttttaattttataaacaattacaactttatattaaatcttaaaaatgaggtatcaaatcgttaaaataattattgtttacaGGACTACCAAAGCCCATAATTATAAACGGAATTGAAAGAGATATattaaatcgtttgattttcaaataggATGTGCGAAactataaattatgatatatgtgAGGGGTAGagtaatttgttttaaaatgtattttaaattcaaatctcCTCTCTTTGTTCTACTAATAAAAGAATTTGCTAGTTggactttgaaaaaaaaaaactaaagttACAGTAATTAAAGTCTTGCTATAACaatgtttatatttactattaatAGTTGGGTTTATTGCAGATCTGTTTGGTACAGTATTACTAAGACATTCATAATTCGATCAAATCTGTCGAGATGAGgaatatttgtcattttaatttatattcttttcAGTTTGAATTGGAAGgttataaataaacaaaaatatatactccctcaaaaaggtaaaaataaaaatagttcatgaaaaatatattttaaataaactaccacataatttatcaaaaattatattaaatcagCTTGGAGGTTTCTCtaagattaaaaaataaaaatttatttcttaaatgGATTTGGAAGTTATTAACTTACGATAAAAATTCGATGTGGTATTTAATAGTTCGTAATAGCTCCAATCTATCTTTTTGGACTGATCTCTTTGATTCAAGGAACCGGAATTTGTCGATTTTGTGAAGGGGTATAAAAAAGCTTTGTGTGGAATCTGTTTCAATCCAACATCAGCTTTTTAATCGGAAACGGCAAGGATATTCGGTTTTGGCATATGATATTTGGTTCAAAAATCAACGGTCCTCTTTTTTTTGTCTCATCCCCATTTATTCAGGCTGACCATGAATCAAGAAGCAAGCCTCTTCAATTCGGTTTCTGCAGATAATGTTGGTATGCTCATGGCGATTATTCTGCTATTGTTTTTGTACATCTCAGCATGGACACGGAGAAGACTGTTGTTCCTTTCCTGTCAAGGTTATGGTAGCTCAGAATTCCACCACGCATTCAGTTTTTTGTATGGCTTGTTTACAAGGATCGTATCGCTTCTAATCGGTTCCTTTTTGATAGAGGAATACTGACTGCGAATCAGATTTTATGCTCTCATTGTTTGCAAATTGAAACCGCCCCCCGTATCATCATTCACTGTTCTTCGGCATGGCAGTTTTGGTGTTATTTTTTGCGGAAATTGAACTTATCAGCTTGGACATTCCCGGCAATTATAGATCAGTTTTACTATCAATGGTTATCCATGGCAAAGTCTTACCCAAGACCTCTTTGGATCACAATTTGGTTTTTTTAGTATTTGGGAGTTTTGGAAAGTCAGAAATAAACGTGTGTTTCGTCAAGAATCAACGGACTACCCAGACTTTATTTTCATTTGTATTGTAAATGGTGTGAACCATTATAAGTTTCATAATCCTAGATTTGATTATAGTGGTAATGATATTATCTGAAACTTAGCTTTTTTCGCCGAAAGCTGGTCGGTTCTTTTTTTACCTTCCACTTCTTGTGGTCGTGCTTATATAATAATcatttctaaaaacaaaaaaagcatacaacaataataaactaaatttattaCCAACACCACCATATAAAAGCAATGTTGAAGAAGTTGGACTCGTGCATCAGTGGGCTGGATAAAAGCCCAAAAGTGGAGTGATTGATGGGTTGTGGACTGAAAAACACAGGAGCCAAGTTTACTCTTCTTTGCTTGGTGTTCTTCAGCTATTATTAAAGTCCAGatccataaatttatatatggaTTTCAGAACCACAACATTGTCTGTTAGGCCCAAACTTCTACCCACAAATCTACTGCTTAACTTGGCAATTTGGCTGCCACCCTTAATTTGAGACGGTCTATCTAATTTAATGCGATTATATAATGGAGTAATCATTTGTAGTAGTATATTTATCATTTGGGGAGGCTGAGCgcttgtaaaaatattaaacacaGTGAACCGCAAcatcaaaaaatttaagaagAGTCTCTAACAACCAACCTAAATTTTATTCGACATAAAGCAACACCAAAACCTGAGCAATAATCTCAAGATAAAAGATTCAGCTCGGGATAACAaacaatataaacaaataaaatttagctCGGGATATAGCAACCGGAGAACGCGAGGATTCTGGAATTTAAGAATGAAACCTACACCCGAGCAGGAAAACTAATACTACACATACCTTACGAAAGGAAATATTTCTCCGCATAATACGCGtgcttaaaaaataattagttcaattaaaaattcttaacttttAATTCTTTGAAGGTAAAATCTCAACagaggtggtggtggtggttatGCAATGTAACGGTTGGCAACAAAAAATCTACCATTCTATTCTAACTCaagtttttctgtttttatatttttaaaaggttgATTGCAGAAAACATGCATTAAGATTTAGCGGTTTGGCAACAAAAGCATTTCCACTCGCAAATGTAGTTTGATTTCCATATTCACTATTTGCAGGAAATGCTAGGactaatagtaattaattatttctttttaatttttgcaattagCTATCTGATcatctttcaatttttataattaaatttctaaaccaCTGATCGCCGGACATATTTTGCTGATGTGGGACGATAAAACAAAACTATTAAGCCAAGTCATGTAAGTGCCATGCCAAActcttttatttgatttgaaaaatatataattttgtaatttaatcacattttttcaaattcagcaaacaaatttatattaaaaaaattcatcgaATATAACCaattaattgatataaataaaaaaatgaaaataaaattttcactataattttaaaactataccatacaaaatattaaaatgtaaattaaatttataatgaagtaaattattttaattatttagaatttttaaattaaaatattattttaaataacataaaatgttATTTTAGTTATGACTTTGTTCAttgattaaaaagaattaatcactaatggaaaaaaataattttttactttaaaaccTTAATGGAAAATACGtatacatttatatttaatacatattaaatCAATATTAACTTAACGTCAAAAACTTTATATATGAGTAAACATTAGTACATAgctataaatattaaatcaaatagTGATTCGTTTAATTACTATcatatcaaatattaaaatggtacatttaaataacttttttaagcACAAATTTATTTGTTGAAATTGGAAAGATTATGATGAAATTGTAAATCGTATCAAAGGTTGTGTATTTTCtgttattaaataaattgttggGTTTCCGTGTGACGCCTATATGGCATGACTCAATTGTTTCGGCGGACTACACCAACATAATTTGTCCGGTGATTATTCATATACatcaaattgtaaaaattaaaaagattatatatagtaaaaatttaaaagcatgATTAAATACTATTGTTTTGGTGTATTATTAATAacaaatatatgtaaatttCATTAACTAAATTGTATTCCTAATTAATCTCCAAGTAATTATGTGAGATCAAACAGGAAGTCGTGTATGGAAAAACTAAATTCCCAAATTACTCAATTTAGTGATTATTCCAAACTCTGCAATGTATTTGGCAAAACTAAAATAACTATTTAGATGACTGTTACAACTATGATGCAAAATATGACTCCAACTTAAAGAACtaattaaaaatgagaaacactTAGACCAAATTTATagaagaatatatatatatatgtcacCAAAAATAAATTGCGGATCGATACGGTGCTGAGAATCAGAGATTCTTACCCAGAAACTATTcgttaaaaaatatatgaatccAGCCGATTAAATGTTAGAAAATAAAAGTTAGAGAGATTATATAAGATTTTCCAACATATGCAAGCTTGTCGTGCAACGTGTAAAATAGGTACAACCTTACCCAGAAATTTTTCTTATTAAGAATTACAGAACCTAAAATTACAATAGAAGAACAACTTAAatcctataaaaaaaatatcaaaaacattataacacattttagcaaattaagttttttttttttgaacaaaagCAAATTAGGTTAAGCTAATGAAGAGCAACAAAACGTACGTAGTTCCACATTAATTCTATATACATTAATAGATATATTAAAGAAAGTTGtatgtatttatataaattataattaagcAAAGAAATTAATGTACCAGATAAtacacatataaaaaaaaaagatgtgcATTGCTTCAAGCTTCAGgagtattattataaatatcagAAAGAGCTTGCAATATATTTACTTGCGACCGCAACTGCATTATATAATCCGCCGTCCGTAAGAACAGCCGCTCCGGTTGCAACCCTTCTCCGCCCGGAATTATTCTCTGTAGCTTCTTCACCTTCATTTCAACGCGGCCGCCGCCACAAACGCCTCTCTTCCGCCGCGTCCTGATCTTCCTCCTCAGCTTCATCTTACCGGAATCTGTACGACCAGAACTCATTCCCATTGTATGATCAGATTTGAAATTGGAGGAGTAATGAAATATATTGGAGAAGACAGGTGTAGTTATAGTTATAGAACGGATGGCATGTGAGCCGAGCTGAGGAACGGAACGTAGCTTAAATTTGGTTGTCGTTTTGTGAGATGTGGAGGTTTAAAACGACGTGGTGGGGTCGATAGAGTGATTAAAAAAGTATGCACGTGTCTGACAGCTCTAACTCGCACGCTTAAGACGGCAGCCATCTCTGTGATTCAACTATATAATCTGTCCTCGTAATCCCCGAATCACGACACTTATTTTTGTTACATGTGTACTGATTTTGGTTTTGTCTTCCACTTAACCTTTGTGTTGTTCGTTTTTTAATCAGTTGGAGAGAGTTAAGAGTTACCCATGAAAGTTTCACTCACAAAAGATTCATTTTACTCTCTCAATTTAGCACAAAATATCACTGAAAGAcaagtttatatgatttgaaaaaaatcataGATTAGTTAATTTGGCTCATATTTTcctttattgaaaaaataattagaaaaactAACGCTGAAATAGCAACAAACTATTGGTTCACTTAAAGTTAAAAAGATCGAACAAGAAAAAATTCATATCTTGAATGTAATTTTGTTCCAAATACCTAATTTATGATGTTTTTATTCAAAACCACAATATTGATcttattcaattttttgttcCAAGTTGAAAGGCCAAAATTAACCTTCATTGAAAGTTTTACTAATGGAGCAGATTAATCTACTAACGAgagttaaattagttaattatgCGTACTGCATACATATACTTATTAGTATAATTAAGTTAAGCATCATGAGTAAATATTGTAGTCAGAATTGTACCGATCACGAGCAGCTCAATATTCGGTTTCATTAGAGTTTCTTAGAACTTGTTCATTAGTCTACATGAACGGGTTCGAACTCTAATTATATAAACTAAAACTTAATAGTGTTGGAACTGTTCATGTGTATATATGACTCATATATGAATTGACAAGTTAGTTCAATTAAGAGCTCAAAATGAAATCATATGTTAGCTCGTGAATTGAATCGTATATAAACTGAATAAAGACATTTGAATTAACTCACATTTACTTAAAACTATTATTAGTAACTAATCAATTGCGGTTTGTGCTCATTCATTTATGTGCTAGATCATTATAGGTGTTCAAGTGGATATTTTTGTCAAAAGATAAAATCTAATAGTTTTTCATCACTACCAAGTAATCAATTAACACAAAAAAGGctccaaaaatattataattataacacACACAGTCACACGGATGTCCATTGAATTTGAAcgtaaacaaacaaacaaacaaacgcTCACCTTATTTTgtacttaaatattttaattaatcaaataggAATTGTCAATGATCAAACACTAGAACTTTCAATCATTTATTTCAGAGTAAGTCCTAATCTAAGTTAGTTGTTAGATATATTCTATTTTATGTTAAatcagttttaatttgattgttcTGAAACTTGACACCAAGATTTCAAAAATACACTTAAAAGAAACTCGAAACCGAGATCTTAAAAATGCACTTAAAAAATCTAGCCATTTAGATTAGGATTTGTTGGTCTAGACCTTGCAATCATAGAAGCTCAAGTTCCTAGGTAAAATTCAACAATAATATTATCTTAGCAAGTATATTATATAACTAATAATCAATTAACCAAGAAAAGAGAGGGGGAAATGGGAGATGATTTGGGTACACATGGTGTGTGGTGATGAATAAATGAAGTGAAGTCCAACAAGGTTCCAGATGTGAAGCAAACGTGGCTGATGTGATCAAAATCTGGTTAGTTGTTGTGACCCACCCGCTTCACAACTTGCCTATCCGTTTGACCATTAGATTTGATTCAGCACATCTCTCATCTTGTGGAGCTTCCTCTCTTTTATTTGCATATTTATCCACTTCCAACTCACCTTCATTTTCCACTCCTGCTCTATTTTATTTGGCTGGCAAACTTTGTTTGGATCTTTGCATCCAATTgatacaaaaatcaaaaaaactaaattacatattttctttttaaaaaataaattttataatttgtaacatttggtttaaaaataGAATCTAACATGTTATTATAGCCTTGTCCATTTTCACAATTTGAATTTAACACGGCCCATGTAAAATGCGTGAGTAGAGATTAGTTGCTCGGTCCGGACACGCTACACGTGAGGAAGAATGTTGAAGTGAGAGTATCACACATtagttgtgtgtgtgaatgaatatgtgtttaaatattggttgaacattaacaccaattggtttaAAATGGAATCTAACACACTCTACATGCTTatctcttattttattttctgttaaaaatatagttagttgtttgtgttaaatttttatttttaaattggtcTTAAATTACTAAGTCTATGGAGATTTAAAACTGAACTCTCATAAATACATTTGAGAAGTTTTAATCACATAGGCTAAAcggataattaattaattatatgagagtttttaaattttagaatttaaaaattttagttACAATGATTTGGATattatatatgtaattaattaatcggaaaatttaatatatataattataattttatcatctCCCTTCCgatgaatttaaattatatcGTGACCATCCTTCATAAATAACAACTAACaagtaaagtaataaaattttagaaaaaaaagttCCATGAGCGATTATttccaattgaaaattttatgaTCATGAATTGAAATTCATATGAATCATATCAGCTTTAATAAGAGTGTGGGCAGCATTTCGCCAACAATCCAAAGCATGGCTTTTTAATTGAAGTCAtgagaataaattattatttaagctATATTATTCCCAACAGATTTTGGAAAATTCTTTTGTtgaaattatatcattttttaacatataatcatGCACGTTTCCATCAGATTATTATAATGGGTCCAAAACAAGACACATTATATTGATATATGTTTGCTAAACATGTATTGGAATGATTACTAGATAAATCCATCTCGAAAacgaaaataaatcaatttcttGATACCTCACCAATAATTTAGTTAAAAGAATAAGTTtagcttaattatttatagaataataattaaaaatattcaatttaaatgatttttctaATCATCAAATTAAATGGCACATGGCTTAGAGTACTTCAGTTGGATGGAGTTCACAATCACAAGAATGTTTAGCAAGCAAATGCAAATAGAACAGTACTAGCGAATTTCTTCTACTCATGTCATGTAAATAGGAATGAATCAGAAAATATATGAGAAAAACTGCTCATAATTAAAAAGAAGTAATGGAATAAATCGGTTAAAACGATTTATgctgaaagaaataaaaaatagggttaattacaaattaaatcacgaacttcattttaatttgcaattataacacgaattttaaaacttGATAATATTAGTAACCAACTTTTTCTTTTGGCAAATTGATATACCGACCAATCATGTAACTACACGTGACAGTaaattacaatgtccacgttaatatttttttagatcagTGTACCAACTTGCCAacaaatgaaagttggttactgatatttccaaattttaaaatttgtgttgtaattgcaaattagagtaaaattcgtgatttaatttgtaattaacccttaaaaaatACTCCAACTTAAGAGGATCGGAGACTACAGATTTAGAGCCGTCAATCCTACCCTAATATATAAAGACTTTATGACCTTTTAGAGTGACAGACCAAACCACAAATAATCAAAGTAGAAATCATCTTTTAAATATTCGCCAATATACTCATAACTTATTTGGAGCCGACATGGTGTAAAATTGTACACGCgaatttgtatatgtatatgaataATATTGTGCCATATCAGCTCAAAATAAGTTATGGATATCGTAAAGATAATGAACCAAACTGGCAAAATTTAAAGATCGTactatatttgaaaaaaaacataaaaattgtgTATAGATAAGTTAATTTTACCTATATAAATTCTATGTACCTCAATGTAATAAATCAAATGACATATAACAagattaaaattcattttatacaAACTAATCGGCTTGCACTAAATATCATTAACCCCTATTTGTAAATCACATAATAATCTCTTACTATTtatttaagagcaaattacgcTAAGATTCCTaagatatatcataattaatagtTTAGAGCTTCTTGTTTCAAAAGTTTATTTAAtagtttttcagttttaattctgttaactattaggtccctctgttaattttgacatttattttcaaacgattttatACCCCGTCTTTAATTTTGTGAACGATTccgtccctcacttttaattttattaaacgatttgatccctcacttttaaacgatttaatatCCGAATTTCACTCCGTTAAATAATTTGGTAGCTCAAATTGACAGAAGAATCTCGCAGTTAacgaaattaattaaaactgagAGACTATTAAgtaaacttttgaaaaaaaagatagcaaactgttaattatagtaTACCTCAAGAGCCTttaagtaatttgctctttattTAAATGTGAAATTTTCTAAGAATATATATAACATGATATGTCTGCAGAAGGTGTGAGGTAATATACATGAGGTTTAGCAATAACGGTCCCCAGCTAGATTACCTCAGGAAGTTGCATGAGTTCACGAGAACATAcatttaaaaccctaaaagcCATGTGAAGGGTGATGATGACTGTTGACAGATGTGTGAAACCTCATTATTCGCATATACAGTACATTTACATGTGCATTTATTCAACTTATTTATAgttttgtgtgtgtgttatTCACTATATAATGGTGATGGCCGATGGGGTTACTGGTTTTTATAGCTTTTGtatctatatatttatttgcGCATATTTCTTAAAATTATGTATGTATTCCTTGTGGGACTGCAGGTTAAGGATCGTGGCAACTTGGCGATTCAACTCATGTGCCTTGTCCTCTAGAACCTAATGCGCAAACTCATCATAGTATATCggctaaaataacaaaaaagaaatctaattttttcgaattttatttctaatttatagcacaatttttaaaaaatgttaattttaatttaattttgctaagtatatcttaattataattaactaaatatatttataaaaaataatataaatttatccaCCCATAATTTTAACTCGTTTTTGTCAAATatctataatatttaaattttatcagtttgaTCTATCcttttttttgccaaatatataGATAACTCATTTGGAGTTGAAATGACTTGATGTTATATACATCAAGTAGGATAACTTCTCCCACATAAACGTCAAAGATCGAGACACGTCAGTTTAAAATAAGTTATGAATATATCTGATAAAAATCGAATAAAAATCGAAAAGACAGTCAAACAAACtggtaaaatttattaaaaatcacAGTATATGGTGCAAtggattattaaaaatttattaaaaatcacTGCACCTTTGCGTATTCGGTTTGGAGCTTAGTTTTATCgaaatttggtttgttttggaTTATGCCAAATACTTTCGAAAATTTTATGGTGCAATGGAGACACTTGATTCAAGGGGGTAGGTACTTCAATCTTTAGTGCTTGATTTGGGAATCGGTTATTTGGAAACTTTGGAAAGCTCGCAACAAAAGAATTTTTCAGTCTAAGAACACGGATGCTTTCTCAATCGTTCAATGGAGCTTTACTAGGGCGGTCTTCTTTTTCAAATGTAATGATGCTAGATTCCCTTATTCTAGCATGGATTTATTCAGAAATCCAGATTGTATTGTTCTGAACAATTGTTTGTTTCCTCCTAATTCAGAGACGTAGCCTTTAATGTGCAATTAGCCATTATT
This window contains:
- the LOC126685872 gene encoding RING-H2 finger protein ATL47-like, whose protein sequence is MSSSLSPYNSDYQKQSSSSNKLNPAFLFIIVILAVIFFISGLLHLLVRFLVKHRSSSSSSVSESNRYPDSNAFQRQLQQLFHLHDSGLDQSFIDALPVFLYKEIMGLKEPFDCAVCLCEFTELDKLRLLPICSHAFHIDCIETWLLSNSTCPLCRATLYTPGLPYENPVFESQESREDDGFSSNVGSGIPVGQKPVESERMISKRVFSVRLGKFKSSNYEVVEEESSSSNLDSRRCYSMGSYQYVVAELDLQVTTLCPSSRIGSGIGPNCSFKFVRNKNGQIEGSSSNDGDVEGKKINIRSKGESFSVSKIWQWSKKGKFLSSSENHHMGGLPWSDTTHGT
- the LOC126688183 gene encoding transcription factor IBH1-like, yielding MGMSSGRTDSGKMKLRRKIRTRRKRGVCGGGRVEMKVKKLQRIIPGGEGLQPERLFLRTADYIMQLRSQVNILQALSDIYNNTPEA